The following proteins come from a genomic window of Leguminivora glycinivorella isolate SPB_JAAS2020 chromosome 6, LegGlyc_1.1, whole genome shotgun sequence:
- the LOC125226874 gene encoding enhancer of yellow 2 transcription factor-like, translated as MTVNNTIAHQRLILSGDRERFKELLRRRLIECGWRDQVRMLCRDMVKDNEGSNVTFDMLVNRVTPRARALVPDTVKKELLQKIKTHLLTQKDQ; from the exons ATGACTGTTAACAACACGATTGCACATCAACGGCTCATTCTCAGCGGAGATCGAGAAAG ATTCAAAGAGCTGTTAAGACGAAGATTAATTGAATGTGGTTGGCGGGATCAAGTGAGGATGCTGTGTCGAGACATGGTTAAGGATAATGAGGGTAGCAATGTAACATTTGACATGTTGGTCAACAGGGTTACACCACGAGCTAGAGCACTAGTGCCAGACACAGTGAAAAAGGAACTACTTCAGAAGATTAAGACACACCTACTCACACAAAAGGaccaataa
- the LOC125226875 gene encoding LOW QUALITY PROTEIN: multiple epidermal growth factor-like domains protein 8 (The sequence of the model RefSeq protein was modified relative to this genomic sequence to represent the inferred CDS: inserted 3 bases in 3 codons; deleted 2 bases in 2 codons): MFFPRNREKGVGLVVVSWICLAVLCAASSAPCDKTRRVFTEPSGVITDGPTDSNYTQDSHCEWLIKAANKSQFITLSFLRMGTECSYDYVFVYDGDSFDAPLLGSFSGKTEPQNVTASSGYMLILLYSDTNYVLDGFRATYAIHDCPNNCTGHGLCVQHKCFCFGTRGGQDCSLQLCPNQCSNNGQCKGDRCLCKKGFSGESCSLKKSDKIGNSWHWLSRSESGMTRRAAHSAVYVNHTDSLYVFGGYDLNKVLGLLEVYKFSTSQWYDENGKVLRRYPTNEEIDQSFLTLFTKGNTDGSWQIGNRSSLFNLLLSSVSHHDKTTLPLMYSHSPTPYSESYLHFTDKPPDFSNAIMKSNDTKPEPRYGHSACAFSTGFVLYGGKLSDGSLSSELWLYDAETNRWTLRAVNSSFLPPGLTRHTLTAVKDELYLFGGSTVDGEFSSNMYKIKLSEPSTESWEKVQVRGGKELDVRVVAHTAVYHSYSNSILVYGGVVASVARFSKLTDRMFAFDIDNRHWSEIHYPRAHLRDTYVPRERAFHTSTIIGNYLVVFGGYSHRHNKEEICYDGQMYLYHLGCHAWIPLEVLGSPRDPREFYPKRQGAFALAAALKPPSTLLIAGGYHGNVNGDLLAYVVPSWQAGISNSDPESACPRHQSQPECLADPECGWCSADDTCYGRTIGSNCTTNLQSIRCGGICPALGECHSCLIHGPPAARAAARAPLPSLVRASSVLVPLPSVSTKLGLHQCSWCVQNARCHHKDDNYGVCGEDTPSQNPGWWGTTGTEVTTPEECKDLDKRPGLTFLRYQQPADWNHPDGVSVVNATTVDWATGGGSNHXFTGSSEARLRGWLRIPQHWNGTGEILHVCAGYSNISLALGPKTESIANLTAQPSACSIVDWPSLFPGRLAVDMHANDTLHTGLYPSHHHAKMELLHNKTTETAKVFTFEFLEPYSDGQCQNYDNCLLCLADAACGWCELTDKCEPRAGDERAACAHGAAGAWRYLTLQPAACPNCSNYISCERCVAGDYCEWWADEARCARRGRAGGAVVEPGECPAPCRTRLDCEHCLDERGRCVWCEATRQCFSFSVYTSEYQFGLCREWLDRASSAPAADEAARKAGQCKSCRAHAQCSACLRSMGCGWCHSHENPITGACTEGDFTRAHADCASLLNVSAADAGWAYAQCPDVDECGLKLHDCHEHAVCNNTHGSYTCKCKQGYSGDGRKSCVQTCYNNCIHGYCLGAPHYKCHCDLGWTGADCSINCGCHNHSTCRTGVGRCDECQDWTEGKFCESCKPGSHGNATTGQGCRRCDCNDHGDETRGFCDVATGECICKDNTEGXNCERCKPKFYGDPRHGGKCYYQCEPRGMLNASQTEGIGSYKSDPDIKIIGPSKECLWIISAGDIKDAIIQFTINSSTLNVPCDENAVYVYDGLGGVPDMSNNQQSQLLGVFCNGASSGIVEARSGNLTVHYKQGQVEQGFEGVYKSLACGLYCPWPRVCNKGHCVCREGFGGPDCEVDICRNNCSMANDAGTCDPSYGRCLCNEGYGGDDCSIKLDKTQLVFTELFNSEYLSDGLDHLRKTLPRFGHSLVADRRGLWMFGGYSLSHGPLNDIRFFDTKNNTWMQVTVEATPDAKMPEGRYFHASEIYHSKQNIYIYGGLSLQEKNGQNKTLGDFWQFSLKDQRWNIINNKEKQPPPLAGHTLTLQKYQDYESLVLIGGFSLEEGMMADIWEFDLDNDKWIKLNCGGSKPTGIIGHSTVYHAPSQSLYVYGGILYSYNGTSLXNKLFALHYPTKKWTELPNFPRRNHYHDLPQPAYLHSAVTTNEYMVVFGGRSDPDHRSDSLIAYIYSCNQWVRLVKGISIVGHPPPPTIAHAMAIDMESENDGYIYIIGGWTGSAHCQVTRISLPEDLCSLWSASKLECRSQMGCSFCSSGNYTKCFSVNKPGCEGSDRVSTNSGEACDMELVARRACENFTTCASCLAAWPLYPEEKPACRWCESCAAAVGECVPTDESCTSIKCNAGTTYISDVGQCPEHRCVASDCEKCVNNQCTWTRHASREGQMTRISEDPTDLFNWTCAAIEEQGRTPVRPRTKEECPSRCHTHTDCASCLSSDGAEGGFAECHWATYLGKCISPAYQPVYCAGGVCGLVLTKADKNKCPAPCDTFEQCTECLHHSHCGWCAIEGANGEGVCTEGSIDSPLEYSTRTTCAVVYTTAHQINETIDTFSWHYTRCPPENECENNHHQCKADSEVCRDLPAGYVCECGAGHKRGPDGCAAVCAQGCVRGACVQPDVCRCDFGYVGANCTIQCQCNGHAHCEGPDKLDKCIECHNNTMGNQCEKCKPNFVGDPTDNGQCIPCSVYCHGHTSICTSEERDTSDLDEYYQSAKARCVRCANNTDGPRCERCIEGYFRGSENLSDLCRPCECHGHGDTCDPVTGEKCNCGNNTESDSSCQTASSSKNSAQECWRYQCVKCRDLYMGDPRNGHQCYKTINIENKLCFDGKSIDECKIKPRPLYPGQTVFVAVNPRYMNVDIRVVVDVTQGAVDLYLSPNDSSFVVSVNGTHGAHVVEIDPAYYKHEPYRKMPTFDDNVEESPRMTWHYEKTEYTLADYKAKDLATYITVDKKNILLRVRELRNRLVLTLPEKFHELGHTKFYMIIRARHSEEGAASFGLVFFRQDQLHIDLFVFFSVFFSCFFLFLAACVVAWKAKQAADVRRARRRHVVEMLHMAKRPFAAVTVVVHGSGAGAGKRRRAPDLRPVAIEPTGDGRAAVTSVLVRLPGGSRAPVRLALASSLVLVSRAPAVRARRRVPPPRHT, from the exons ATGTTTTTCCCACGGAATCGGGAGAAGGGAGTAGGTTTAGTAGTCGTGAGTTGGATTTGCCTGGCCGTGCTGTGCGCCGCGTCCTCGGCGCCCTGCGACAAGACGCGCAGGGTCTTCACCGAGCCCAGCGGCGTCATCACCGACGGACCCACCGACTCTAACTACACCCAA GACTCCCATTGTGAGTGGCTTATCAAGGCAGCTAATAAAAGTCAATTCATAACATTGAGTTTCCTGCGTATGGGCACAGAATGTTCATATGACTATGTGTTTGTGTATGACGGAGACTCATTTGATGCCCCACTGCTTGGAAGCTTTAGTGGAAAAACTGAACCTCAGAATGTGACTGCCTCAAGTGGATAT ATGTTAATATTGCTCTATAGCGACACCAACTATGTTCTGGACGGTTTCCGAGCCACATATGCCATTCATGACTGCCCCAACAACTGCACGGGCCACGGGTTGTGTGTGCAGCACAAGTGCTTCTGTTTCGGCACCCGTGGCGGGCAGGACTGCAGCTTGCAGCTCTGTCCTAATCAATGCTCAAACAATGGACAGTGCAAAGGAGATAGATGCTTGTGCAAGAAGGG TTTTTCCGGCGAGTCTTGCTCCTTGAAGAAGAGCGACAAGATCGGCAACAGCTGGCACTGGCTGTCTCGGTCGGAGAGCGGGATGACCCGCCGCGCGGCGCACTCCGCCGTTTACGTAAACCATACAGACTCTCTATACGTATTTGGAGGATATGATCTGAATAAAGTTTTAGGCTTATTAGAAGTTTATAA GTTCTCAACTAGTCAATGGTATGATGAAAATGGAAAAGTATTACGTAGATATCCTACTAATGAGGAAATAGATCAATCATTTTTAACTCTCTTTACAAAG GGCAATACAGATGGCAGCTGGCAGATAGGCAATAGGAGTTcgttatttaatttacttttatccTCGGTATCTCACCATGACAAAACCACATTACCTCTAATGTATTCTCATTCACCGACACCTTATTCCGAAAGTTATTTGCATTTTACCGACAAGCCGCCGGACTTTTCGAACGCTATTATGAAGTCTAATGATACCAAACCTGAGCCGCGATACGGGCACTCTGCCTGCGCTTTTTCCACTGGTTTCGTCTTGTACGGCGGGAAGCTATCAGACGGTAGCTTGTCTTCAGAGCTATGGCTGTATGACGCTGAAACTAATAGGTGGACACTGAGAGCTGTGAACTCGTCATTCTTGCCTCCTGGACTAACTAGACACACTCTAACTGCTGTTAAGGATGAACTTTATCTATTTGGAGGCAGTACGGTGGATGGGGAATTTTCTTCAAA CATGTATAAGATAAAACTAAGCGAGCCGAGTACCGAGAGTTGGGAGAAGGTGCAGGTCCGCGGCGGCAAGGAGTTGGACGTTCGGGTTGTCGCACACACCGCCGTCTATCATTCCTACTCCAACTCTATCTTGGTGTACGGTGGCGTTGTCGCTAGTGTCGCTAG ATTTTCAAAACTGACAGACAGAATGTTTGCATTCGATATAGACAATCGTCATTGGAGTGAAATACACTATCCCAGAGCGCATTTACGCGACACATACGTACCAAGAGAACGAGCTTTCCACACGTCAACAATAATCG GAAATTACCTTGTAGTCTTTGGCGGTTACTCACATCGGCACAACAAAGAGGAGATATGCTACGACGGCCAAATGTACCTGTACCACCTGGGCTGCCACGCGTGGATCCCTCTGGAGGTTTTGGGCAGCCCTCGCGA CCCTCGCGAGTTCTATCCTAAAAGACAGGGTGCTTTCGCTCTCGCAGCGGCTTTGAAACCACCGTCTACGTTGCTCATCGCTGGAGGATATCATGGGAATGTCAATG GTGATCTGCTAGCGTACGTGGTGCCGAGCTGGCAGGCGGGCATCAGCAACAGCGACCCCGAGTCGGCGTGCCCGCGCCACCAGAGCCAGCCGGAGTGCCTCGCGGACCCCGAGTGCGGCTGGTGCTCTGCTGATGAT ACTTGCTACGGCAGAACGATCGGCTCAAACTGCACAACCAACTTGCAATCGATCCGCTGCGGCGGCATCTGCCCCGCGCTGGGCGAGTGCCACTCCTGCCTCATCCACGGGccgcccgccgcccgcgccgccgcgcgcgcgccgctgCCCTCC CTGGTGCGCGCGTCGAGTGTACTAGTGCCGCTGCCCTCCGTCAGCACCAAGCTGGGCCTGCACCAGTGCAGCTGGTGCGTGCAGAACGCGCGCTGCCACCACAAGGACG ATAACTACGGTGTTTGTGGCGAAGACACTCCTTCCCAAAACCCAGGATGGTGGGGCACCACTGGCACCGAAGTGACTACCCCAGAAGAATGCAAAGATTTGGACAAACGGCCTGGACTTACGTTCCTGAGATACCAGCAGCCGGCGGACTGGAACCATCCCGACGGCGTGTCGGTAGTTAACGCGACGACTGTGGACTGGGCCACTGGTGGCGGAAGCAACC ATTTTACTGGGTCAAGTGAAGCCCGGCTCAGAGGCTGGCTTCGCATTCCTCAACACTGGAATGGAACGGGAGAGATTCTTCACGTGTGCGCCGGCTATTCGAACATATCGCTCGCTCTTGGACCCAAGACGGAATCTATAGCTAATTTAACGGCCCAGCCGTCGGCCTGTTCCATCGTCGACTGGCCGTCGCTATTCCCCGGCAGGCTCGCCGTCGACATGCACGCCAACGATACGTTACATACGGGACTGTATCCTTCTCACCATCATGCGAAGATGGAACTGCTACATAACAAAACAACGGAAACCGCtaag GTATTCACATTCGAGTTCCTGGAGCCGTACTCGGACGGGCAGTGCCAGAACTACGACAACTGCCTGCTGTGCCTGGCGGACGCGGCGTGCGGCTGGTGCGAGCTCACCGACAAGTGCGAGCCGCGCGCGGGCGACGAGCGCGCCGCGTGCGCACACGGTGCGGCGGGCGCCTGGCGCTACCTCACGCTGCAGCCCGCCGCCTGCCCCAACTGCTCCAACTACATCAGCTGCGAGCGCTGCGTGGCCGGCGACTACTGCGAGTGGTGGGCCGACGAGGCCCGCTGCGCGCGCCGG GGCCGCGCCGGCGGCGCCGTGGTGGAGCCCGGCGAGTGCCCCGCGCCCtgccgcacgcggctcgactgCGAGCACTGCCTCGACGAGCGCGGCCGCTGCGTCTGGTGCGAGGCCACGCGCCAGTGCTTCAGCTTCAGCGTCTACACCAGCGAGTACCAGTTCGGCCTCTGTCGCGAGTGGCTCGACCGCGCCTCCTCCGCGCCCGCCGCCGACGAGGCCGCGCGCAAGGCCGGCCAGTGCAAGTCCTGCCGGGCGCACGCGCAGTGCTCCGCCTGCCTCCGGTCCATGGGCTGCGGCTGGTGCCACTCGCACGAGAACCCGATCACGGGCGCGTGCACCGAGGGCGACTTCACGCGCGCGCACGCCGACTGCGCCTCGCTGCTGAACGTGTCCGCCGCCGACGCCGGCTGGGCGTACGCGCAGTGCCCCGACGTGGACGAGTGCGGCCTCAAGCTGCACGACTGCCACGAGCACGCCGTCTGCAACAACACGCACGGCTCCTACACCTGCAAGTGTAAACAGGGCTACAGTGGCGACGGCCGCAAGAGCTGCGTGCAGACCTGCTACAACAACTGCATCCACGGCTACTGCCTGGGGGCGCCGCACTACAAATGCCACTGTGACTTAGGCTGGACGGGCGCGGACTGCTCCATCAATTGCGGTTGTCATAATCATTCGACGTGTCGCACCGGCGTCGGCCGCTGCGACGAGTGTCAGGACTGGACGGAAGGCAAATTCTGCGAGTCGTGCAAGCCCGGCAGCCACGGCAACGCCACCACGGGCCAGGGCTGCCGCCGCTGCGACTGCAACGACCACGGCGACGAGACGCGCGGCTTCTGCGACGTCGCCACCGGCGAGTGCATCTGCAAAGACAACACCGAAG AGAACTGCGAGCGATGTAAACCAAAGTTTTACGGTGATCCCCGGCACGGCGGGAAATGTTACTATCAATGCGAGCCCAGAGGAATGCTCAACGCATCACAGACTGAGGGTATAGGGTCCTATAAAAGTGATCCGGACATAAAGATCATCGGCCCTTCGAAAGAATGTCTGTGGATCATCTCAGCTGGGGATATCAAAGATGCGATAATTCAATTTACTATAAATTCTTCTACACTGAACGTACCTTGTGATGAAAACGCTGTATACGTGTACGATGGGCTTGGAGGAGTGCCGGATATGAGCAATAATCAGCAGAGTCAGTTACTT GGAGTGTTCTGCAACGGAGCGTCGTCCGGTATCGTGGAAGCACGCAGTGGGAACCTGACGGTCCATTACAAACAGGGACAGGTCGAGCAAGGATTTGAGGGCGTCTACAAATCGCTAGCGTGCGGTCTCTACTGCCCGTGGCCGAGAGTGTGCAACAAAGGTCATTGCGTCTGTCGTGAAGGATTCGGCGGACCTGATTGTGAAGTGGACATTTGCCGCAACAACTGCAGCATGGCTAACGACGCCGGAACGTGTGATCCCAGCTACGGCCGCTGCCTTTGCAATGAAGGATACGGTGGCGACGACTGTTCCATCAAACTCGATAAGACACAACTCGTGTTTACTGAGCTATTCAATTCTGAATACTTATCCGACGGATTAGACCATCTTAGAAAAACCTTGCCCAGATTCGGACATAGTTTGGTAGCAGACAGACGAGGGTTGTGGATGTTCGGAGGGTACTCTCTGTCTCATGGGCCACTTAACGATATTAGATTTTTTGACACAAAGAACAACACTTGGATGCAAGTTACCGTTGAGGCGACCCCAGACGCAAAAATGCCTGAAGGTCGTTACTTCCATGCATCAGAAATATATCATTCAAAACAGAACATTTACATCTACGGTGGACTTAGTTTACAAGAGAAGAATGGTCAGAATAAGACACTTGGGGATTTCTGGCAGTTCAGCCTaaaagaccagcgctggaataTTATCAACAACAAAGAGAAACAACCACCTCCCTTAGCAGGTCACACCCTTACGCTACAAAAGTATCAAGATTACGAGAGTCTTGTGCTCATCGGTGGATTTTCTTTAGAGGAAGGCATGATGGCCGATATCTGGGAATTCGACCTTGACAATGATAAGTGGATAAAATTGAATTGCGGAGGTTCTAAGCCGACTGGTATCATAGGACACAGCACAGTGTACCACGCGCCATCGCAGAGCTTGTACGTTTACGGGGGGATACTGTATTCTTACAACGGGACATCGC TCAACAAACTGTTTGCGCTCCACTACCCGACTAAGAAATGGACCGAGCTGCCGAATTTCCCCCGTCGCAACCACTACCACGACCTGCCGCAGCCTGCTTACCTACATTCGGCCGTCACAACTAATGAATATATGGTAGTTTTTGGAGGCCGCAGCGACCCTGACCATAGATCTGACTCTCTCATCGCCTACATCTACAGTTGCAACCAGTGGGTCAGGCTTGTCAAAG GTATCAGCATCGTCGGCCACCCACCCCCGCCAACGATAGCCCACGCGATGGCCATCGACATGGAATCCGAGAACGACGGCTACATCTACATCATCGGCGGCTGGACGGGCAGCGCGCATTGCCAAGTCACCCGCATCTCGCTCCCCGAAGACCTTTGCTCTCTCTGGAGCGCCAGCAAACTCGAGTGTCGAAGCCAGATGGGATGCAGCTTCTGCAGTTCCGGGAACTATACTAAATGCTTCTCTGTGAATAAACCCGGATGCGAAGGCAGTGACAGAGTGTCGACGAATTCTGGGGAAGCGTGCGATATGGAGCTAGTAGCCAGGCGCGCTTGCGAGAACTTCACTACGTGCGCGTCCTGCCTGGCAGCTTGGCCGTTATATCCGGAAGAGAAACCGGCCTGCCGTTGGTGTGAATCCTGTGCTGCTGCTGTTG GTGAATGCGTTCCCACGGACGAGTCGTGCACCAGTATAAAGTGCAACGCCGGGACAACGTACATCAGCGACGTGGGCCAGTGCCCGGAGCACCGCTGCGTGGCCTCCGACTGCGAGAAGTGCGTCAACAACCAGTGCACGTGGACGCGCCATGCGAGCAGAGAAG GACAAATGACAAGAATCTCAGAGGACCCAACCGACCTATTCAACTGGACTTGCGCCGCGATAGAAGAGCAAGGTCGCACGCCGGTCCGCCCGAGAACAAAAGAAGAATGCCCCAGCCGTTGCCATACACACACAGACTGCGCATCGTGTCTAAGCTCTGATGGTGCTGAAGGCGGCTTCGCGGAATGCCACTGGGCTACATACTTGGGGAAATGTATATCACCTGCATATCAACCTGTTTACTGCGCGGGCGGCGTCTGCGGACTCGTTCTAACCAAAGCCGATAAAAACAAATGCCCGGCGCCTTGCGATACATTCGAGCAGTGCACGGAGTGTCTACACCATTCGCACTGCGGCTGGTGCGCGATAGAAGGAGCCAATGGGGAAGGAGTTTGCACGGAGGGCTCAATCGACTCTCCGCTGGAATACTCGACGCGGACGACTTGTGCGGTGGTGTACACTACCGCGCATCAGATTAATGAAACCATCGACACGTTCTCTTGGCATTACACTCGTTGTCCGCCCGAAAATGAGTGTGAGAATAATCATCACCAGTGTAAAGCGGATTCTGAG GTGTGCCGCGACCTGCCAGCGGGCTACGTGTGCGAGTGCGGCGCGGGCCACAAGCGCGGCCCCGACGGCTGCGCGGCGGTGTGCGCGCAGGGCTGCGTGCGCGGCGCGTGCGTGCAGCCCGACGTCTGCCGCTGCGACTTCGGATACGTCGGCGCCAACTGCACTATCCAGTGCCAGTGCAATGGACACGCGCACTGCGAGGGACCAGATAAACTTGACAAGTGTATCGAGTGTCACAACAACACCATG GGTAACCAATGCGAGAAATGCAAGCCAAACTTCGTGGGCGACCCGACCGACAACGGGCAGTGTATCCCCTGCTCAGTGTACTGCCACGGCCACACCAGCATCTGTACCAGCGAGGAGCGAGACACCAGCGACTTGGACGAGTACTACCAGAGTGCGAAGGCGCGATGTGTGCGGTGCGCGAATAACACGGATGGACCCCGCTGCGAACGGTGCATAGAGGGATATTTTAGAGGATCCGAGAATCTTAGCGATCTGTGCCGACC CTGCGAATGCCACGGGCACGGCGACACGTGCGACCCAGTAACCGGCGAGAAGTGCAACTGCGGCAACAACACCGAGAGCGACTCGTCCTGCCAGACCGCCAGCTCCAGCAAGAACTCCGCGCAGGAGTGCTGGCGCTACCAGTGTGTCAAATGCAGAGATTTGTACATGGGCGACCCGCGCAACGGACACCAGTGCTACAAGACCATCAATATCGAGAACAAGCTGTGCTTCGACGGCAAGTCCATCG atGAATGCAAGATTAAGCCACGTCCGCTTTACCCCGGTCAGACGGTGTTTGTAGCCGTAAACCCACGATACATGAACGTTGACATACGAGTGGTCGTCGACGTAACGCAGGGTGCCGTGGACCTCTATCTGAGCCCCAACGACAGTTCTTTCGTGGTCTCAGTGAACGGCACGCACGGCGCCCACGTCGTGGAAATCGATCCGGCGTATTACAAACACGAGCCCTACCGGAAAATGCCGACGTTCGACGACAACGTCGAAGAGTCGCCGCGCATGACCTGGCATTATGAGAAGACCGAGTACACGCTAGCGGATTACAAGGCGAAAGATCTTGCGACCTACATAACTGTTGATAAGAAGAATATCTTATTGCGCGTGCGTGAGCTTCGCAACCGCCTGGTGTTGACCCTTCCTGAGAAGTTCCACGAACTTGGACACACTAAGTTCTACATGATCATCCGCGCGCGTCACTCTGAAGAAGGCGCGGCTAGCTTCGGACTGGTGTTCTTCAGACAGGATCAGCTGCACATCGACCTGTTCGTGTTCTTCTCGGTGTTCTTTTCGTGCTTCTTCCTGTTTCTGGCGGCGTGCGTGGTTGCGTGGAAGGCGAAGCAGGCCGCGGACGTCCGCCGGGCGAGGAGGAGACATGTCGTTGAG ATGCTGCACATGGCGAAGCGTCCGTTCGCAGCCGTGACGGTAGTTGTGCACGGGTCGGGCGCCGGCGCGGGCAAGCGAAGGCGAGCGCCCGACCTGCGGCCCGTCGCCATCGAGCCCACCGGCGACGGCCGCGCCGCCGTCACCTCCGTGCTGGTCAG ATTGCCCGGCGGGTCCCGCGCGCCGGTGCGGCTAGCGCTGGCGTCGTCGCTGGTGCTGGTGTCCCGCGCGCCCGcggtgcgcgcgcgccgccgcgtgCCCCCGCCGCGGCACACCTAG